GCAAGGCGCTGACCGGCGGCTACCTGAGCATGGCGGCGGCGCTGTGCACGCCGGAGGTCGCGGCGGGGATCTCCCGCGGCGCGCTGCCGGTCCTCGCGCACGGGCCGACGTTCATGGGCAACCCGCTCGCGTCGGCGGTGGCGAACGCGTCGCTCGGCCTGCTCGCCGGCGGCGCCTGGCGCCAGGACGTCAGCCGCCTCGAAAAGGGCCTGCTGGACGGCTTGGCGCCGGCCCGCGACCTCGGCTCGGTGGTGGACGTCCGGGTGCTCGGCGGCATCGGCGTGCTGCAGCTCGACCACCCCGTCGACATGGCGGTGGCCACCGACGTCGTCACCGCGCAGGGCGTCTGGCTGCGGCCGTTCCGGGACCTCGTCTACGCGATGCCGCCGTACGTTTCGACTGACGACGACCTGGTCGCGATCACCCGCGCGATGCTTGCCGTGGCGGAAAAGGCGTGAATTCAGCACATCGGGTGTGACCACGCGCACACCGAGACCCGAAGGTCTCTCATCGTCGCGCTCCGTGCCGGTGCGCGCTCCACACCACGCGATCGGCGGAGGTTCTCGAGCGACTTTCGCCTGAAAAGTCCGGGAAACCGAACCGGTCCGTACCGGGACAAACGCGAGAAATGCTTGCGTAGCGGACTTTTCGTCCGGTTTCGGCGATCCTGCGTCCATGATCGAGATCGTTCGCGGTGAACACGACACCGGACCCCCGAAGAACTTCCGCCCGTCCGAGAACCTCAAGCACGATGTCCTCGCCTCGATAGTCGTCTTCCTCGTCGCCGTCCCCCTGTCCCTCGGCGTGGCGTTCGCCGCCGGGGCGCCGCTGCTCTCCGGCCTGATCTCCGCCGTCGTCGGCGGGCTGGTCGCGAGCCTCTTCGGCGGATCGCCGCTGCAGGTCAGCGGCCCGTCCGCCGCTCTCACCGTGGTGCTGGCCGACACGATCGCCACCCACGGCTGGCCCGTCACCTGTGCGATCACCGTCGCCGCGGGCCTGCTCCAGATCCTCTTCGGCCTCACGCGCCTCGCCCGCGCCGCGCTCGCCGTGTCGCCGGCCATCGTGCACGGCCTGCTCGCCGGCATCGGCGTCACGCTCGTGCTCGGCCAGCTGCACGTCGTGCTCGGCGGCTCGGCGCAGGGCTCCGCGCTGGCCAACGTCCTCGCGTTGCCGCGGCAGATCGCCGCGCACCACGACCAGGCCGTGCTCGTCGGCGTCGTCACCCTCGCGGTGCTGCTGGCCTGGCCGCGGCTGCCGAAGGCCGTCCGCCGCGTGCCCGCGCCGCTGGCCGCCGTCGCGCTCGCCACCGGCCTGTCCGTCGCGACCGGCATGTCCCTGCCGCGCGTCGACCTCCCGGCCGGGCTGCCCACGCTGCACCTCGTCCCGCGGCTGCCCGACGGCGGCTGGGGCGGCTTCGCGGCCGCCGCGCTCACCATCGCGTTGATCGCCGGCCTGGAGAGCCTGCTGTCCGCGGTCTCGGTGGACAAGCTCCGCGGCGGCCCGCGCACCGACCTCGACCGCGAGCTCATCGGGCAGGGCGCGGCGAACGTCGCCGCCGGCGCGCTCGGCGGGTTCCCGGTCACCGGCGTCATCGTGCGCAGCATGACCAACTACGAAGCGGGGGCGCGCACCCGCGCGTCGGCGATCCTGCACTGCGTCTGGATCCTCGCCGCGTGCCTGCTGTTCACCGGCGTGCTGCGGCTGATCCCGCTGGCCGCGCTCGCCGCGTTGCTGGTCTACGTCGGCGCGAAGCTGGTGAACGTCAACGGGCTCAAGGAAGTCCGGCGCCACGGCGACCTGCCGGTGTACGCCGTCACGCTGGCCGGCGCGGTCGCCGTCAACCTGCTGACCGGCGTCGCGGCCGGAATACTGCTGGCGCTCGCGCTGATGCTGCGGCGGATGATCTTCTCCGGCATCCACGTCGAGAAGGACGGCGAACGCCACCGCGTCGTCATCGAAGGCGCGCTGACGTTCCTGTCCGTGCCGCGGCTGACCCGGGTGCTCGCCGAGGTGCCGCCGCACGCCGAAGTCCGGCTGGAGCTGCTCGTCGACTACCTCGACCACGCCGCGTTCGACTGCCTGCGCGGCTGGCAGCAGGCCCACGCCGGGCCCGTGACGGTCGACGAGATCGGGCACCCGTGGTTCGAACGCGGCAGCTCGGGCGCGCCGACCGTGCGCCGCAGCGTCGCCGCGCGGGTCGTGCCACGGTGGCTCGCGCCGTGGTCGGAGTGGCAGGCCGAGCACGTCGTGCTGCCCGCCCAGCGCACGGCCAGCTCCCTGCTGTGCCGCGGTGCTTCGGAGTTCCACCGCCGCACCGCGCCACTGCTGCGTGACACGTGGAGCGGGCTGGCGCACGGCCAGCAGCCGCACACGCTGTTCATCACCTGCGGCGACGCCCGGATCGTGCCGAACCTCATCACCACCAGCGGGCCGGGCGACCTGTTCACCGTGCGGAACATCGGCAACCTCGTGCCGCCGGCGGACGGCGACGACTCTTCGGTCGGCGCGGCGATCGAGTACGCGGTCGGCGTGCTCGGGGTCGCCGAGATCGTGGTGTGCGGGCATTCCGGGTGCGGGGCGATGAAGGCGCTGCTCGGCCAGGCGCCGGACGGCCTGGTCCAGCTCGGCAGCTGGCTGCGTCACGGCGAAGCGACCCTGCGGCGACGGAGCCGTGAGGCGCCGCTGCTGCTCGGCGGCGAACGGCCGGCGGCCGAGGCCGACCAGCTCGCGCTGCAGAACGTGGTGCAGCAGCTGGAAACCCTGCGCGGGTACCCGGTGGTCGCCGACGCGCTGGCCCGGGGCGGGCTCCGGCTGACCGGGATGTACTTCGACGTCGGCGCCGCGCAGGTGTCCCTGTTGGACGATGCGGCGCGCGGATTCGTCCCGGCGGGTGCGCTGGAGCACTGACGCCGAGAGCGCCCCAATGTGGCGTTGGTTGCGTCCGACGCACCCAATGTGGCGTTCGGTGCGTCTGACGCACCGAACGCCACATTGGGGCGCTGTGTCGGTGGGCGGAAAGCCTTGTGCCGTACGGGGTTTCACCTGTCACGCGACAGGTGGTTGATCTTGTGAACGGGACGTTAACGAGCTGTCCGATTTGTGACATCCGGGCTAAAAGTGGCGAGTTACTCACTCGAACGGGTGGTGCATAGCGGACATTTCACCTGATTTCCGGTTGCATGGTGATCATGAGACCCCTCGCCGTGCTCCGCCACGACCTGCCGGCCTCACTGGTCGTCTTCCTCGTCGCTGTCCCCCTGTCCCTCGGCATCGCGCTCGCTTCGGGCGCCCCGGTCGCCGCCGGGCTCGTCGCCGCCGTCGTCGGTGGCGTCGTCGCCGGTGCCCTCGGCGGCTCCGCGCTCCAGGTGAGCGGGCCCGCCGCCGGCCTGACCGTCGTCATGGCCGAAACCATCCAGACCTTCGGCTGGGCCGTCACCTGCGCGATCACCGTCGCCGCGGGTGCGCTGCAGATCCTGCTGGGGCTGAGCAGAATCGCCCGCGCCGCGCTCGCCATCTCGCCGGCCATCGTGCACGGCATGCTGGCCGGCATCGGCGTCACGATCGTGCTCGGCCAGCTGCACGTCATCCTCGGCGGCAAGGCCCAGAGCTCCGCGATCGAGAACATCGCCGAGCTGCCCGGCCAGATCGTCGCCCACCACGACTCGGCCACCCTGATCGGCCTGCTCACCATCGCGATCCTGCTGCTCTGGCCGAAGCTCCCGGCCGCCGTCCGGAAGGTGCCGGGGCCGCTGGCCGCGATCGCCACCGCGACGCTGGTCTCGGTGCTGGCCGGGATGACGCTGCCCCGCGTCGAACTGCCCGGTGACCTGCTCGACGTCCACCTCGTCCCGCAGCTGCCGGACGGCTGGGGCGGGTTCGCGCTCGCCGTCGTCACCATCGCCCTGATCGCCAGCGTGGAAAGCCTGCTCTCGGCGGTCGCGGTCGACCGCCTGCACACCGGGCCGCGCGCCAACCTGGACCGCGAGCTCGTCGGCCAGGGCGCGGCCAACATGGTTTCCGGTGCCCTGGGCGGGCTGCCGGTCACCGGCGTCATCGTCCGCAGCTCCACGAACGTCGCCGCCGGCGCGAAAACGCGGGCGTCGGCGGTGCTGCACGGCGTCTGGGTGCTGGTGTTCGTCGTCCTGCTCGCCGGGCTGATCCAGAACATCCCGCTGGCCGCGCTGGCCGGGCTGCTCGTCCACGTCGGCGCGAAACTGGTCAACCCCGAGCACCTGAGGACCGTGCTCACGCACGGCGACCTGCCCGTCTACCTGCTCACCCTCGGCGGCGTCGTCGTGTTCGACCTGCTCACCGGCGTCCTCGCCGGGATCGGGCTCTCGCTGGTGCTGATGCTGCGCCGCACGTTGTGGTCCGGCATCCACGTCGAAGCCGAAGGCGACAACTGGCGTGTGGTCGTCGAAGGCGTCCTGACGTTCCTCTCGGTGCCGCGCCTGTCGAAGGTGCTCGGCGCCATCCCGGCCGGGGTGCCGGTGCGGCTGGAGCTGGTCGTCGACTACCTCGACCACGCGGCGTTCGAAAGCCTCACCACGTGGCAGCAGGCGCACGAGCGCGCCGGCGGCACGGTGGACGTCGACGAGGTCGGCCACCCGTGGTTCGGCGAGGGCAAGGCGGGCCGCCCGACGCGGTCGCGGCTGGCCGCGAGCCGGGCGGTGCCGCGCTGGCTCGCTCCGTGGTCGGAATGGCAGGCCATGGAAGGCATCCCGGCCCAGCAGACCCGCCGCGGCGCGACCGAGTTCCACCGCCGCGCGGCCCCGCTGCTGCGCGACACGCTGTCCGGCCTCGCCGACGGCCAGCGCCCCCGCACCCTGTTCATCACCTGCGGCGACTCCCGGATCGTGCCGAACCTGATCACGACCAGCGGCCCGGGCGACCTGTTCACGATCCGCAACATCGGCAACCTCGTGCCGCCGGGGCAGGCCGACCCGTCGATGAACGCGTCGATCGAGTACGCGGTCGGCGTCCTGGGCATCGAGGAGATCGTGGTGTGCGGGCACTCGGGCTGCGGCGCGATGGCGGCCCTGGCCGACGGCCCGCCGCCGGGTCCCCTGGCGGTCTGGCTCCGGCACGCGGAGCCGAGCGCGCACCGCCTGGGCCCGGCCACCCTGGACGGAGCGGTCCCGGACCGCGACGGCGACCGCCTGGCGCTGCACAACGTGCTCCAGCAGCTGGAGCACCTGCGGGAGTACCCGTCGGTGGCGGCGGCCGAGGCGGCGGGGAAGGTGCAGCTGACCGGGATGTACTTCGCGGTGGGAACCGCGCAGGTGTACCTGTTCGACGCGGCGGAGCGGACGTTCCGCCCGGCCGGGGCGCCGGTGGTGGTGCCGGGCGCTTGAGGTTCGCTCGGGGCGGGCCGCGGATTGGGGTCGCGCTGCCGGCCCGGTCTGGCCTCGCTTGCTCGGCCCGCCCCCGCCCAGCGCCCCTCGGTGGGAGATTCGTCGTCCGGGGCCGTACCTGGGCCGGGCCCCACCGCCTCCCGCTGCAAACCCTCGCCGACCTGGGAGTCTTCGTCCGCCGACCCCGGTCATCCGGTGCCCGCGGTGCGCGGCCGTCCGTGGAGTCACTAAGTTGATGGCCCGTGACCATGCTGGTGATGACGGGGACCGGGACCGGGGTCGGCAAGACGATCACCACGGCGGCCATCGCCGCCCTGGCGGTGGCCGGCGGGCAGCGCGTCGCCGTCCTGAAACCCGCCCAGACCGGCGTCGGCCCCGATGAGCCCGGTGATCTGCAGGACGTTCTCCGGCTCGCCGGGGACCGCGTCACCACGCTCGAGCTGCGGCGGTATCCCGACCCCCTGTCGCCCGAGGCCGCCGCGCGCCGCAGTGGGCTTCCCGCGCTCGATCCCGGGGAGATCGCGCGGGCCGCGTCCGACCTCGACACCGCGCACGACCTCACCCTGATCGAAGGCGCCGGGGGCCTGCTCGTGCGCTTCGACAAGACCGGCTCCAGCCTCGCCGACGTCGCCTGGTCGCTCGGCTCGCTCGTGATCATCGTCGCCGAGGCGGGCCTCGGGACGCTCAACGCCACCGCGCTCACCGCCGAGGTCGCCACGAAACGCGGCCTCACCGTCGCCGGCGTGATCATCGGCTCGTGGCCGGCCGAACCGGACCTCGCGGCGCTGTCCAACCTCGAAGACCTGCCGGTCGCGGCCGGTGCGCCGCTGCTCGGCGTGCTGCCGGCCGGGCTCGGCGAGGTGTCCCGCGAGGAGTTCCTGTCCGCCGCGCGGGCCGGGCTCTCGCCGTGGTTCGGCGGCGAGTTCGACCCCGAGCTCTTCGCCGGCTGCGCTTCCGCCGGGAAGTGACCTGCGTCGCTGTCGCCCCCGGGCGCCTTCGTGCACGATGAGGGACGCTTCCACCACGACCAAGGAGACGCCGTGACCGCAGTCCCGGACACCGATGTCCTCGCCTACGCGCGCGAGCACGTCCTCGAGAACGGGGTCGGCCTGGGCGAAGCCGAAGTCCTCGAGGTGCTGCGGCTGCCCGACGACCGGCTGCCCGACCTGCTCGCCCTGGCGCACGACGTGCGGATGCGCTGGTGCGGGCCCGAGGTCGAGGTCGAGGGCATCATCAGCCTCAAGACCGGCGGCTGCCCCGAGGACTGCCACTTCTGCTCGCAGTCCGGTCGCTTCCCGACGCCGGTGCGCTCGGCCTGGCTCGACATCCCGAACCTCGTCAAGGCCGCCCGGCAGACCGCCGAGACCGGCGCGACGGAGTTCTGCATCGTCGCCGCCGTCCGCGGCCCGGACCAGCGGCTGCTCTCCCAGGTCCGCGAGGGTGTGAAGGCGATCCGCGAGGACGGCAACGACATCCAGATCGCCTGCTCGCTCGGCATGCTCACGCAGGAGCAGGTCGACGAGCTCGTCGAGATGGGCGTGCACCGCTACAACCACAACCTCGAGACGGCGCGCTCGCACTTCCCGGAGGTCGTCACCACCCACACGTGGGAAGAACGCTGGGACACGCTGCGGATGGTCGCCGAGGCGGGCATGGAGGTCTGCTGCGGCGGCATCATCGGCATGGGGGAGACGGTCGAGCAGCGCGCGGAGTTCGCGGTGCAGCTGGCCGAGCTGAGCCCGCACGAGGTGCCGATGAACTTCCTCATCCCGCAGCCGGGTACGCCGTACGAGCACTACGAGATCGTGGCGGGCAAGGACGCCCTGCGGACGGTCGCGGCGTTCCGGCTCGCGATGCCGCGCACGATGCTGCGCTTCGCCGGCGGCCGCGAGCTGACGCTGGGCGACCTCGGCGCGGAGCAGGGCATGCTCGGCGGCATCAACGCGATCATCGTCGGCAACTACCTGACCAACCTGGGCCGCCCGGCGAGCGCGGACCTGGAGATGCTCGACGAGCTCAAGATGCCCATCAAGGCCCTCAGTGACAGCCTCTGACGCACCCGCCTTCTGCGTCCACTGTGGACAGGAGTCGCCGGGTGGGGCGGACCACCCGGCGTGCCACAACCCGAGGACGGCGCTGGAGCCGCCGCGCTACTGCACGTTCTGCGCGCGGCGGCTCGTCGTCCAGGTGAGCCCGCTCGGCTGGACGGCGAAGTGCAGCCGCCACGGCGAGACGGCCGGCGGCTGAGATGCCGTGAATGACTCATTCATGTCGTCCGACGCCGTGAATGAGTCATTCACGGCGTGGGCGGAGCCGCCGGCGGTGACTGTCCGCGGCGACACGGCCAGCGGCTCACCGGCTCCACGCACCGACCGGTTACCCTCGGTCGCATCACGCTTGCCGGGGGCTCCGGATGCCAGGAGCCCCGATCGGCACAGTCGCAGGAGGGAGTCCGGGTGAGTGAGTCGTCGGGGCCCGCGCACCGGCCGTCGGCCGTCGCCGGCCCGTGGTCGGTGCCCGTGCTGTTCCGGGAGCGGCGGCCGCGAGTCGTCGTCAAGGCCGACCTGCTGCCCGCCGTGAGCGTGCTCGGCACCCTCAGCCTGCTGAGCTTCCCGCTCGCCTTCGCCTGGTCGCGGCTCGCGCCGCCGGAGCGCGTGCGCATCATCTCCGCCGACGGCACCCAGGGTGCCCTGGAGCTGGAGAGCTGGCACCGCTTCGACGACCTCGCCGTCTTCGGGCTGATGACGCTCGGGCTGGGGATCGTGGTCGGCGTCGTCGTCTGGCTGCTGCGCGAGCGCCGCGGGCCGGTCGTGTTCCTCGCCGCCGTCCTCGGTGTCGCCCTCGCGAGCGCGCTGGCCATGCTGCTCGGCGTCGGCTGGGCGAACAGCCACTACGCCATCGCGAGCCCACCGGCGCTCGGCTCGGTGATCGAACTGGCGCCGCGCCTGGAGTCGTGGTGGGTGCTGCTCACCGGCCCGCTCGGCGTGACGGCCGCCTACAGCCTGCTCGCCACCTGGAACGGCCGCGACGACCTCGGCCGCCGCCTCGGCTGAACCGCTCTCCCCTAAGCTGGCTCCCTCGACCACAGGGGGTTCAGTGACTGAAGACATCGAGGTTTCGCGGCACCACGCCGTCCGCTTTCCCGGCATCAGCCCGCGCGCTTACGAGCACCCGGTGGACCGGGGCGCGCTCGCCACATTGCGCGCCGTGCCCGGGTTCGCCCAGGTCGTCAAGACCATTTCGGGTTTCTACAACGAGCGCGGCGAGCGGCTGATGGCGCTCGCGTCGTCGATCCGCGTGGGGCCCAAGCAGTACCCCGAGCTCGATCGCCTGCGCCACGAGTGCGCCGAGACGCTCGACCTGCCGTCGGTGCCGAACGTGTTCGTCTACCAGGACCCCCGCATCCAGGCGGAGGCCGTCGGCATGGACGAGCCGTTCATCCGGGTCAGCACCGGGCTCGTCGACCTGATGAGCCACGAGTCGCTGCGGTTCGTGCTCGGGCACGAGATGGGGCACGTGCTGTCCGGGCATTCGGTGTACCGCACCATGATGGTGCGCCTGATCAGCCTGCAGCTGGCGATGTCGTGGACGCCGGTCAGCGCGCTCGGCATCCGGGCGATCATCGCGGCGCTGCGCGAGTGGTTCCGCAAGGCCGAGCTGTCGTGCGACCGCGCCGGGCTGCTCTGCGGCCAGGATCCGACGGCGGCGCTGCGCGCGCAGATCCAGGTCGCGGGCGGGATCGACCCGGCCCGGATCGACATCCCGTCGTTCCTGCAGCAGGCCGCCGAGTACGAGTCGGTCGAGGACATCCGCGACAGCTTCCTCAAGCTCAAATTCGTCGAGACGGAGTCACACCCGTTCGCGGTGGTCCGCGCGGCGCAGCTGCAGAAGTGGGCGGCGTCGGCGGAGTACCGGGGGATCCTGGCGGGCGACTACCCGCGCCGCGACGACGACACGCCGACGTCCGACTGGAAGGACGACCTGAAGTCGGCGGCCAAGTCGTACAAGGACTCGTGGAGCTCGTCGGCCGACCCGCTGACGAAGGTGTTCAGCGACGTCGGCGAGACGGTCTCCAGCACGGCGGGCAAGGTGTGGAGCAAGTTCGGCAACGGCTCCGGGGACTGACTCAGTTGAGGCTGGCGGGCTTGCCGAGGTCGGTGAGCTCGCCGGGCGGCAGCGGCACCGCGCCCAGCGTGTCGAGGAACCCCGCCTCCCGCGTCAGCAGCCGGCACGCGATGCGGAGCCGGCGCAGGGGGTGGCGTTCCTCCAGCAGCCGCTGGCGGTCCTCCAGCGGCAGCAGGCAGTCCGCGGCCAGCTGGTAGGCCAGCTCGGCCAGTTCGGTGTCCGCGTCGGGGGTGTGCCAGTCGTCGCTGCGCCACGCCGTTTCGCAGTAGCGCCGGTGCGCCGTGCGGGCGACCA
This genomic window from Amycolatopsis mongoliensis contains:
- the bioB gene encoding biotin synthase BioB produces the protein MTAVPDTDVLAYAREHVLENGVGLGEAEVLEVLRLPDDRLPDLLALAHDVRMRWCGPEVEVEGIISLKTGGCPEDCHFCSQSGRFPTPVRSAWLDIPNLVKAARQTAETGATEFCIVAAVRGPDQRLLSQVREGVKAIREDGNDIQIACSLGMLTQEQVDELVEMGVHRYNHNLETARSHFPEVVTTHTWEERWDTLRMVAEAGMEVCCGGIIGMGETVEQRAEFAVQLAELSPHEVPMNFLIPQPGTPYEHYEIVAGKDALRTVAAFRLAMPRTMLRFAGGRELTLGDLGAEQGMLGGINAIIVGNYLTNLGRPASADLEMLDELKMPIKALSDSL
- a CDS encoding bifunctional SulP family inorganic anion transporter/carbonic anhydrase codes for the protein MIEIVRGEHDTGPPKNFRPSENLKHDVLASIVVFLVAVPLSLGVAFAAGAPLLSGLISAVVGGLVASLFGGSPLQVSGPSAALTVVLADTIATHGWPVTCAITVAAGLLQILFGLTRLARAALAVSPAIVHGLLAGIGVTLVLGQLHVVLGGSAQGSALANVLALPRQIAAHHDQAVLVGVVTLAVLLAWPRLPKAVRRVPAPLAAVALATGLSVATGMSLPRVDLPAGLPTLHLVPRLPDGGWGGFAAAALTIALIAGLESLLSAVSVDKLRGGPRTDLDRELIGQGAANVAAGALGGFPVTGVIVRSMTNYEAGARTRASAILHCVWILAACLLFTGVLRLIPLAALAALLVYVGAKLVNVNGLKEVRRHGDLPVYAVTLAGAVAVNLLTGVAAGILLALALMLRRMIFSGIHVEKDGERHRVVIEGALTFLSVPRLTRVLAEVPPHAEVRLELLVDYLDHAAFDCLRGWQQAHAGPVTVDEIGHPWFERGSSGAPTVRRSVAARVVPRWLAPWSEWQAEHVVLPAQRTASSLLCRGASEFHRRTAPLLRDTWSGLAHGQQPHTLFITCGDARIVPNLITTSGPGDLFTVRNIGNLVPPADGDDSSVGAAIEYAVGVLGVAEIVVCGHSGCGAMKALLGQAPDGLVQLGSWLRHGEATLRRRSREAPLLLGGERPAAEADQLALQNVVQQLETLRGYPVVADALARGGLRLTGMYFDVGAAQVSLLDDAARGFVPAGALEH
- a CDS encoding bifunctional SulP family inorganic anion transporter/carbonic anhydrase, with product MVIMRPLAVLRHDLPASLVVFLVAVPLSLGIALASGAPVAAGLVAAVVGGVVAGALGGSALQVSGPAAGLTVVMAETIQTFGWAVTCAITVAAGALQILLGLSRIARAALAISPAIVHGMLAGIGVTIVLGQLHVILGGKAQSSAIENIAELPGQIVAHHDSATLIGLLTIAILLLWPKLPAAVRKVPGPLAAIATATLVSVLAGMTLPRVELPGDLLDVHLVPQLPDGWGGFALAVVTIALIASVESLLSAVAVDRLHTGPRANLDRELVGQGAANMVSGALGGLPVTGVIVRSSTNVAAGAKTRASAVLHGVWVLVFVVLLAGLIQNIPLAALAGLLVHVGAKLVNPEHLRTVLTHGDLPVYLLTLGGVVVFDLLTGVLAGIGLSLVLMLRRTLWSGIHVEAEGDNWRVVVEGVLTFLSVPRLSKVLGAIPAGVPVRLELVVDYLDHAAFESLTTWQQAHERAGGTVDVDEVGHPWFGEGKAGRPTRSRLAASRAVPRWLAPWSEWQAMEGIPAQQTRRGATEFHRRAAPLLRDTLSGLADGQRPRTLFITCGDSRIVPNLITTSGPGDLFTIRNIGNLVPPGQADPSMNASIEYAVGVLGIEEIVVCGHSGCGAMAALADGPPPGPLAVWLRHAEPSAHRLGPATLDGAVPDRDGDRLALHNVLQQLEHLREYPSVAAAEAAGKVQLTGMYFAVGTAQVYLFDAAERTFRPAGAPVVVPGA
- a CDS encoding M48 family metallopeptidase, with the protein product MTEDIEVSRHHAVRFPGISPRAYEHPVDRGALATLRAVPGFAQVVKTISGFYNERGERLMALASSIRVGPKQYPELDRLRHECAETLDLPSVPNVFVYQDPRIQAEAVGMDEPFIRVSTGLVDLMSHESLRFVLGHEMGHVLSGHSVYRTMMVRLISLQLAMSWTPVSALGIRAIIAALREWFRKAELSCDRAGLLCGQDPTAALRAQIQVAGGIDPARIDIPSFLQQAAEYESVEDIRDSFLKLKFVETESHPFAVVRAAQLQKWAASAEYRGILAGDYPRRDDDTPTSDWKDDLKSAAKSYKDSWSSSADPLTKVFSDVGETVSSTAGKVWSKFGNGSGD
- a CDS encoding DUF2567 domain-containing protein, whose amino-acid sequence is MSESSGPAHRPSAVAGPWSVPVLFRERRPRVVVKADLLPAVSVLGTLSLLSFPLAFAWSRLAPPERVRIISADGTQGALELESWHRFDDLAVFGLMTLGLGIVVGVVVWLLRERRGPVVFLAAVLGVALASALAMLLGVGWANSHYAIASPPALGSVIELAPRLESWWVLLTGPLGVTAAYSLLATWNGRDDLGRRLG
- the bioD gene encoding dethiobiotin synthase, producing the protein MTMLVMTGTGTGVGKTITTAAIAALAVAGGQRVAVLKPAQTGVGPDEPGDLQDVLRLAGDRVTTLELRRYPDPLSPEAAARRSGLPALDPGEIARAASDLDTAHDLTLIEGAGGLLVRFDKTGSSLADVAWSLGSLVIIVAEAGLGTLNATALTAEVATKRGLTVAGVIIGSWPAEPDLAALSNLEDLPVAAGAPLLGVLPAGLGEVSREEFLSAARAGLSPWFGGEFDPELFAGCASAGK
- the bsaP gene encoding biotin synthase auxiliary protein BsaP, with amino-acid sequence MTASDAPAFCVHCGQESPGGADHPACHNPRTALEPPRYCTFCARRLVVQVSPLGWTAKCSRHGETAGG